TACTTACCACCCTAAAGACTATGTTTTCAAGCAACATATCACCCCTGAACACCACTTGATGAGGAGGGAACCTTTCACCACCCTAACCATAGAAACCCTCTTAACAGTAGGAGGAGTGGGAGCTGGAACAGGAATAACCTCACTAATTAGCCAGCAAAAAGAGTTTAAAGCACTAAGGATCTCTGTAGACGAAGATTTAAGTAAAATAGAGCAAGCAATTGACAGATTAGTCAAGTCAGTCAGGTCACTGTCAGAAGTGGTCCTACAGAATCGCAGGGGACTAGACTTACTGTTTTTACAACAAGGGGGTCTTTGCGTAGCACTCAAAGAAGAATGCTGCTCCTATGCCGATCACACCGGAGTGGTAATAAACACCATGAATGAATTAAGAAAACAGCTAGAACAAAGGAAACGAGACAGGGAAGCATACCAAAGCTGGTATGAAAACTGGTTTAATCATTCCCCCTGGCTGACTACATTGCTTTCAACCATTGCAGGACCATTAATTTTGTTAGTGCTTGGACTCACCTTTGGACCATGTATATTTAATAAACTAATTTCTATAATAAGAAGCCGCTTAGAAGCAGCACACCTTATGCTTGTTAGAGCTAAGTATAAACGAATActtgaagaagaaaacttaAGAACATTAGAACTGGCTAAACAAGAATTGCAAAGATTCAGTGAacaaaaatgaataaagaagagaaatgggggATTGTGAAGGATACAGGATGCTTTGTTCACTAAATATCAAGTAGCAGGAAACCAGCTGCCTATACCTAGATAAGAGCCAGAGACAAATACGTGCTTGCCTAATCCCTATCTGTACTTGCTTAATCAGCTTTTAGTTCCAGGACCTTGAGCACAATGACCATACAAGGAGAGGTCAACCAAAAGACACCGGAGGATGACTACTAACCTTCATTCTGCGAccaccaggaggaaaaaaagaccccCTAGCAGCAAGTCACACATGCGCAGAATGCCATGAAAAAGACACGTTAACCGGAAAAGAGACTGTATAAGAAGGAACTGGAACTGGCGAAAGGTGCGGCAGTTGGTGGAGCGGAGACTCCCCTGCCGCCCAGCGCTGTAATTGCTTTTGCCTTGCTTGCTTGCtgctaataaataaaattgtaattaGCAGATTGAGTCTCGGAATTTATTACAAAACCCTTTGTGTTCAGACCAAAGTAATTAATCCTTAAAAAGactaataaccccatgtgatggcccctgtctggcagtgtgaaggaactgtgagatttttcagggCAGAgattattacagctggtgatggggtcagtggctctgacccaggaagaggtgcccggtccggggagatggtcccgaaaggaatcgccttcccgaggcccgatGTCttacctcagctgctggcagaagggcctgtgcagagactgtcagctctttagtgattatcagctcgtgattccagctcagctctgcagggcagcctccaggccaagccagaccagagagagagacaagacactcgtgtggctggttccgcacagAGTAGCTTTATTGCTGGTCCGTACTCCagcgaaggggaaagccagggacggcagcagctctctctcctcgcaggggcagagggctggctttatagggatacaggggatcggtaaaggccaatgggttacaaaggatctgcatagggtctcctaaaggactgtgggtctgtcttttctcgctgtgaccaaagaagtggttgcctttccagcaagtcctgctgggcgattacAAAATCTcttctctcagcagagatccctccagggcaggggctgggcacgcccaagagatgttttacaccacagcagattgtttctttctgggcgggtctgctgttggtggcactttgggaaccacgtgatgcagaagaaaacccttttttccttaagcataacaaagagacttttcaagaactgcagcactgaccaaaatcccatgttctgcttcctttgtgcgagttgggtaaaaggagggaagtgctggaagagaggggaggtttgcttgaatttcttgttatttgcttttacttttaattctgttggtaataaactttttctttgtacagcaACTGTTTaagtttgaacctgttttgcctcgcagctctctagttttcctcaatattttcttattttccccttatgaaaaataacagatttcGTGTGCTTGACGCTCAGCTGCGTCAAACCAcgacaggcagagccctggtgccCCCCGTCTGAGTGATCCATGTTTGGATCCAGTGtcctgggtttgcatggccaggctTTGGAAATAGGGGGCCTCCAGGGGTGGCTTCCTTGAGCAGcttccagaagcttcccccatgtccgGCTCCTGTTCCGCCCCGCCCCTGAAGGCGAGGGTAACCCAGGGTCTGGTTCATGGCTCCCTGGGGCAGATTAGAGTGAAACAACAgtgaaaaatctgtgtttgtaaATATATCTCTGTAGGGtttatttcagaacagtttGGTTGCTGTGTGAAGGGGGTTTGGAGCCCTTTTGGTTACCATCTCCAGTaatattaaaagcataaaagtAACACTCAGGAAATGTATAAGGGCAAAGGAAGTATGAGAGTAGAAGGATACAGAGTCAGCAGCCCTGGATCAGCAACAAAacttttggtttgggttgttccAATGTCCCTGTCCTTGGTTTAAGTGATGGTCCCAGGCTGGATCCCGTGGGGGCTGGGGAAGCGCAGGAAACTCCAAGTTCCGTGGGTTAATACAGGTTCAGGTTTGGGTGAACACCCAGGCACCTCCCCCGGGGGAGTTTTGCAGTGTCCGATGTCACACTGTGGATCCCGGGGCACTCTGGGGGCTCTGATGGTTTATGGCCCCTTCTAAGACATGGCCCTGCCCCTCCCGGCAGCGCAGCTGAGCCAGGCATGGCCCATGCGAAGGGATGGAAACCTCCAGCCCTCTGTGTGCATGTCCCGGGCCTGCCCCGGGCGGGttcccagagctgggccagctgtgtaagggagggcgctgccctgctccaaagccctgtcccacctggccggatctgcttcccatcggcctctgcccttccctggctccaggcCCGGCTCGTCCCCTCCGGGCTGGGTGTtcccccctgtgcccctgggCGCTCCCTGTGCCCACGGCCAGCAAAGGCCCCGCTGCTGTTGCCGGTGGCCAATGGTTTGAGCCATTAACCATGAGGAACATTTCagtccctcacagctctgcaccccaaaaGCCGAGAGGGATCAAAGGCGCCTCACAGCGACTCCATCCCACTGCAAACGGCTCAATTCCACCTCAGAACAACTCCATCCCACCTCCGAATTTTGGGGTATCCTCTGTGCCCAAATTGCTCCCAGTTGTAGATGTTCCTGTCCGTGAACTTCACCCAGTTGTTGTCATCAAGGAAGTGCCAGTgggcttttccccaggaatGGAACACACCTGTGTGGGAGACAGGTCAGGGGGTgcccccctccagcagcccccagcaccccacagcaggTTGGGAGCTCAAGGGACCCCCCTGgacacccctttcccacccctctctgccccacGGCCGCCTCAGCACCGGGCGAGTCCCCCATGAGAcccccagggagggacaggggtttggggacCCCCCCTGTGAGATTCTGCTCCCCCAAGAGCCCCAGGGAACAACTCAAGAGATCAAGTGATGGGGAAACAAAGGGACTCTCATGGGAAGCCCtttcccgctgtccccccggcCCTTATCCCCCTCTCAGACACCTTTCCCATCGTCCCCGCGCCCCTCCCCACTCACCCAAGAGCTCCTCACCCGCAGCCgggggctcccagcagccagagcggggtgacacgggggggacacacgggggtccccattcctgatccatcccaggGCCGGTTTTGCCCCCCAATCTCGCCCCCCCGCAGGGTTCCCCAGAGtccctcccactgccccccaATAAACGGCACTGGGCCGAACTGGGAAGtcttactgggagcactgggagcagccaggtgggggcagagtgacagcggggctggggggacacacgacccccccaaaatcagcgcggggatggagcggggggtcccggccgggcccgaggccacggggaggggctgcggccgccggcggctcaggagctctgtgagcagagcaaagggggtgacaccgggctgggggcccgggggggcacACACgctctgggggaggggggatgcgATCCCCAGGACCCCCCGTCACCTCCTCGAGCAAGTGAAAGCCAAGCCCCAGCACCAGGAAGATGAAGCCCAACACGAAGTCCCCGATCCCCGTCAGAATCTGGCTGTGGGCAGTGTCCGTTGGCATCTGTGGGGGGTCCGCAGGGGTCAGGACCGCCTAATAAAACCCCCCAGAGAGCCatcaggaccccccaaacccctctttttttcctcccagatcTGTCCAGAACACCGTTAAACCTTCCAGCACATGCCAAACCCACTCTCATCTCCTCCAGGACTCCACAAACCCCATCCCAGTGTCTCCCTGCCTTCCGAGgatcccccaaaccctctcccagcccctttgCCCAGGCTAAAAAGAAGGGTGGCTCTTGATGGAATGCCCAACACCGAGAAACAGGACAAGAGATCGGCCTAGAAGCATAGACAGCTTTGGGTCGGGATGTTCTGAGAGAAGTGAGCTGCCCTCGTGAGAGGGGAGTGGAttgagggcactggggaggcactgggagggcactggggaggcactgggagggcactgggagcgactgggaacGGAGCGCGCGGCACTGGGAGGCCGAGTCCAGCACGGGGCAGTCGGCGCTGCGGGTCTTCCTGGCAACTGATGAGTCATCAGAGAGACGCGCTCTCATTGGCTGAGGGGCGCCAGCGCCACGCACGGCTGGGATGGACACGCgcggggacactgggacacactgggatggactgggagggactgggagagactgggagagctcaggggaACCTGGGAGGACAAGAGGCCCCGGGGATGGGCTCcaggggggctgaggggctccaggctcatccccagggcagggcccgagGGGACTCGCTCTGCCCGACGTTCTGCACCTCTGCGCTCCGCCAGCAACGGGGCAACGATCTCGCGGTTGTGCCGGCAGAGCCTGTCCGCCAGAGCCCCTTTGCACCCCACTCTTGCTGCAtggctgttccagcactgcGCCTGTTTCTCCCCACACGGGGTGTCCCCCACCAACAGCCCCACATCGCTGGCGAGTGCAGTTGCTGCTCCCGGTGTCAGATGCTCCTCTGCACCAACCTCACCCGCTCGCTGCCCTTCATGAAGTGACACTCGGACTTCATCATCCCCTGGAACACCCCTGTGTGTGCgggacacagctcagggggtgcccccctgcagcccccagcacgcccagagctccgggagcCACCCCGGATCCCCGCTCCGCACCCCCTGTGCCCAACGGCCGCCATGGGACCCTCCTGCCCGTGCTCccacttcctcttttccaccctTCTCCCTATTTCACATCCCCTCCCCCGCCATTTCCAGCCGCTCCCCAGAGGAGTTTTGGAGTCCCATTGCCCCCTTTTCACCCTTTCCACCCTTTTCCCCCACAATCCCCCAATCCCCAGCCCACTCCCGCTCACTTTTAGGGTCCCATCCTCCACTtttccccaccccctcccacccATTTCTCCCCCACTCttcagccccctcctgctcttcctttgaGGGTCCCCTCCACCTCTCACTCATTTTAGGGGTCCCAtcaccccttttcccccttctcccccctttcccaccaccagtgccaccagtacggccccagctgccaccactcGCCCCATGGCCAGTGCTGGCCATGATTTTGATTGGCTGAGGGGCTTTAGGGACGCTGCAGCCTCGCGGTGGagttttttggagggggaacctcgaggtgctgggcaggtgggagctcagctgtgcccagaaatgTGTCCCCAGGGACGCGGGATCTCAGGGGTGCCCATGGCCTGGGGTGACGCTGGCCcggtgccaggcacccaccaaagccactctgtccctgccccccgcagccgcacaggggagagaaaatggaaccGAGGCTTCCCGGGTGGggataaggactgggagagatccctcagcaaacaccagcacGGGCACAACAGGCTCtaattagagatattaattaaattgatGACACCGAAAAAATAAGAGCaggagaatgagaaggaaaagaagacccttaaaaacaccctcctcccacccctccctccttcccaggggctgtgggggcatcTCTGCATCCAGCACTTCCATCTCTGGAGCCgccagggattggctctgccagacatggaggaagcttccagaTCCTTCTCTCAGAAGCCACCTCTGAACCAACCCCgctaccaaaaccaggctgtgcaagcCAAATAGAGCCCCAAAACTGGGAACCCAGGtatccaggagctcagctgcaccccaaaatggggatggagatgtccAGGGCCTCAGTTGTGCCCAAAAACGAGGCCCCAGCTGAGGGTGTTCTCTgcttggctgagcgctgcctgagggctggggctgcagccaggggggACACCCTCCTCCAGCGGGGATATCCCAAAAACAGGGGACCCCCACAAGCCCCTCAcaacccccggggctgggctggccctgcctggatgccgggagacaccaaaaccgctctgtccctgccctctgcagctgcacaggaaaggcccaggagctgagagaaggactgggagagatcccGCCCTGAGCGCTGGCACGGGCACAACAGAGCCAGCcttggcactgggagggaatttattaccaaccaaatcccagcagcacaaggagaaggcaaagaaatctctccaacaccttccccccacccagcgcggatcacccggaacgggggtcaccagggctctgcccaacgggggtcactggggatcatccaatgccgatcctcccacgggggatggagctggagcagcgcacgaagctcttcccgcactcggggcactcgcagggcttcccttagtgGTGCCTCCGTTGGTGTCGGGTCaagtgagagctgctggagaagctcttcccacactggggacactcgtagggcctctccccggtgtggatgcgccggtgcTTGGTAAGGCTGGAGTTGCAtttgaagcccttcccgcagtcggggcagcggaagggcctctcatccgtgtgaatgCGCTGATGTACGAGGAGGTGGGAGCtcctctgaaacctcttcccacactcagaacacttgtagggcctctcccccGTGTGGGTGCGCTGGTGTACCTTCAGTTCGGAGCTCTGGCCGAAGCTCTTCCAACAATCCAAGCACTCGTAGGGCCGTTCCCTGGTGTGGACCACCTGGTGCCGGATCaggtgggagatgctggagaagcccttcccacattccccacactcatagggcctctccccagtgtggatcctctggtgtttAATCAGGCTGGAGTTccacctgaagcccttcccacattccaagcacttgtggggcttctccccaccctgaggcttctcccccagctccgagctccccctggatctccggccgccttcccggcacaggggggctctttcctccttggatctctctgggctgcgtttgcagcccctcctcgtgcggcatctccggggcttttcctcctcctccatccggccacgccttgggaatgacaaatcctggtttggggggagAAACAAGGGGTGAGCGCCTTGGGCTTGTGGTTTCTCCTGCCCAAGGCCATCACCAGGCATCTTGTGTCTGTTAAAAactccaaaacaccaagattcagccCAAAAGTACCACAAACATCAAGACACAGacccaaaactcccaaaacatcAAGTTTCAGACAAAACCCcctccaaaatataaacattcagcccccacaaaaaaaccaaaccaccaacaTGGAGcccaagaaacctcagaaacaccaagattcaccCACGGGAAAATCGTGGATCCCCCTCCCTGATCACCGGCTGGATGGGGGGGGCaacgctcctggggctggggggaggctgcagatacagcgagtgctggaaccttgcggtgcctcctcttcctgctcctcctcctcctcctcctgtatccctactcttcctcacactcctcttcctcacactactccttctcctgcagaatcccacctgctgctcccacgtccatcctttcaccattctgctctccagccctgctcctccagcctttctcctcctccccccaggcccagcacccacccctggctcgctctgccccccagagctctcgcatcccacagcaccagcagggatgcagctgcggcagctcgggctgcggcagcgctgggctctcggccgctcctgcccgcactcggcccccgccgcagccacttctgccagcacagcacgggccggcccggccttggcgctccccccctcccacctccccaaattcccctcgcggggggcgccaaggccgggccacacgggggctccagctggggagcgccgggcgctgcggctctgcctggcaactgctgactcaccagcgccgcgccttctgattggctgagcgctgcctgagggccgcgcctgcaccaaggggggacaccctgctccaggggggatggcccgaaaaccgggcacccccagccaaggaacaacagcaacgcctccctacaaacacatgctctCAATCTGCTCGGACACAGCCACACCGACTTGGACACCAGCAAGTGACACCAGaaaccatcagctccacaaaatggcactgattgacacacactgctgctcagccaagctcctgctcaattcctcaacttccagaacaacaacaaagcctcaACACAACCATGGACATCGTGTCCTATACAAAAGGGGACAAGGTGGAGGcagtttgcacattctcccagagCTAATTAAGGACATGGACACCCAGCAGGGGTAAAAAGGGAAGTCGAGAAGGGGTCTCAGCAACAGGGGACGGATggtgttggtgtgctgggaagggattggttgaagggagtgtgcaggaatatggttaaggcaaacagcagcaggaggaatctatgtggtaagaaaggaaaaggaagatggaaaagaggaggaagagaaaaaagtgaggaCTGGGATGCTTTTCAGCACCATCTTATCCTCAgaatttgacagctgatccagATCTTTTGTATCCCTGGTCTccaggacaggaaaacaaagaagttcaggatttcagggtgtttctctgtgggggggagcagcaggacagggcagcacgggctgggggcctgtggggagctgcggggccgggccggggctgtggggcagccggggctcagcgccgggcactgcctgaccccaacaccccccgggcagggccggcactggcccccggcccccaggaggctgcgggatgtggaaggatcaggattttctttcatcaatcttgtttgggtcactggagaaacgaatgattgtgcagaaagctcagcagctgtcagaggatgagcacccacaggcactgagggggctgcaggagaggcacaagaagcccctgcagcacttggccagaaaggctcagcaggggaatgcaagaagggatgagcaaaaggccaaggtgaaggcaaaggccatggcagagtttctacagccccccagggatgaaccgcagggcccaagggggccccagcacccaggggacggcggcggccacaagcacctggcacaggcattgccctcctcggcacggcagagcccacccaaacagcccctgccaaggaatcagggctccagctgcaggccacaaggacactgcaagcacagacagcagcaccctcagcaccagcaagtccacccctgatggacatggattggcagggctctcagagctcccagcacaccagggaccCACCGCACCAGAGCCCTTGAGAACATTCAGGGTGCCTCTGGATCGAGACGAGGCTGCTCCTGATAGACACAGGGGCCTCTCGATCCACTCCGAATCTGAGACCtaaggggggaaattgtcaaGAAGTTCTTTCATCATTCAGGCAATAAGTGGGAAAGAGGAGCAGGGGTGTTTTATTCAACCACTATCAGTAGCTGTGGGGGATGGGTTTGAAATgcatcaatttctgtttgttcctatTTTGTGatttactgggaagggatttggtggctgaagtgggaatgcaaattcatattgtcaaaggagatacagaggctaatgctgctggaccttggtgtcaaatgtctgccaaggcctctgctgaggggaacccagaagtgtgggcagccccagggaaatagGCAAAATTAGATATGGAGcctctccaaattcctctgaagcatccaggacaagtggtgtctaaaagcaataccctgttccaagggaggcaaggaaggggttacagcctcttactgaggccctgctaaaggcagtgcttctggagccaggcatctctccctacaacactcctctcctgccagccaagaaaccccaccatggacaccagaaggaaagcacaattttcaaggcttcaaaagcagattaactgagcctcctgccctggccctcccaGACAGGGAAAAACCATTTGAATTGCATGGGGATGTTAATCAGGGCCATGCCAAAGGAATTCCTGGGCTCAAATGTTTAACCCAGTGGCCAGAGAGTGGCCTCATTGTCTGCAGAATTGTGCAGCCCCGGCTTTAATGGGAACTGAGGcctgaaaactgacagcagcacaaTCTCTGATTGTTCCAGCCTGGCATCAAGGTAAAGCTTTGTTAACCAAAGGAGCCTCTAAATGGATGAGCAGCGCTCGGTTCTTACAGAATGAAACTTGTTGGATGGAACAGGAGGATTCAGAGTTGAGCACAGGGCAAGGGTTGAACCCAGCCTCCTGTTTGAACGGCCCTGGACACAGGGCTGGCAAGAAACCCATGGCTGCAGCcaagtgacagagctccagacccGGGCTAGCAGAGATTTACCAGACATTCCCTggcctgagggagaaaaggtgTTTAGGGATGGCTCTGcaagggcagcagaagggaaaagagtgaCAAGACACGCTGctctgaaggaaagggaatgagacAAAGCGCAGCTCAGCGCCCGCATGCTCAGCTCAAAGGGCCGAGCTGGGGGTGCTTGGAAGAGCCTGGCactgaaatgccctgagcaggaaGGCTTCAATATCTTCTGCTAACAGCATGGCAGCTCACAGCGGGGCAGAAGCATTTCCGACTGCTTCAGCAATCCCTGCATCAGTTCTTAAGGCATGTTTGGAACAAACAATTCCAAGATATGGATTGTGGAAGCAACAGACACAgacaggggaactcattttacaggaaagatccttcaggccgttctggctgctttaggaacacagtggcacctccaaatgccccagcacccccagagtTCGGGTCGGGTGGAAAGAAtgaatggggaaataaagaaacaccttctgaagctgctgagagaaaccaagatgccacgggtacggctgctgccattggctttGGCAAGAAGAAGAGCCAGACCCAGGGCAGATATTCAATTATCTCCCCTGGAATCCATGTCTGCAATTCCTTACCCTggtgtgataaatgagtgaatgATAAATGTTGTCTTTCACATATATGATTcaaacatttagaagtgatgaTGGATTGTGTAGAAATAGTGTTAAGGTAAAATGTAGTTAAGTGGAAACGAGATTAAGgtaaattgtaacttcaaaATAGTTCTAATATGTTAAGAAATGTCTTAATAAACACAGGGTAATAAATGTCTTTTGAGCTGAGAAACTACAGAGCCAGGAACCAAGACATcttagagaaacaaagaagataaaccgcatgcatcccaggaagatTGTTACCTCATCAGAACTCACACCGCCCAAGGGAACTGGCAGCTGCCAATGAGGCTGGAGACTGCGGAGGCACCGGAGAGAGGGGGCCTGTCTGCAGTTCTGAAGCGATCCAGAGGACTGAGGCGGTGtcctgctgggggaaggggcagaaaccggagagggggaaaggggagtgaagtgtaaattccTTTCTGGGTTAATGAATATGTAACAGTTCAGGAGAGTACTTCAGTCcacagtaaaatgaatggaGGGCGCCTCTGGCAATATTGCCAAGTGCCCCAGGCTGTGatttgcctttgttctactaataaatgttcaatattatatTGCTAAAAATTtagcttttgtattctttttcttcagccttAATCCTCATACACTAAAAAGGTTGTTGGGGAGTTTTTGTCCTCCCCACAGTTTTGATAAGATTACAACATTAGAAGGCTTTTTCTTAATAATCCTACTTTGATATTGTCAGATGGGTCTGGGCCAGGGTGTGAGAGTCAATTTTTAGTCTTAGgacaagaagcagcaaaaatctttattgctttgggggttttttgtgtatgCATGTGGGTGTCTGTTAGTGATGGCAGAATTTTGGAATGGGTTTTTCAATGTTCACCTGTAGgttgcattttgcaaaactggaagagctttaaaactgACCCTTTAACTcataaacagttaaaaaaacattaaaaaaaaaaaagaaagctgcttgTTGGGGGCCACTTGTGAGTCACCCGATGGCTGCCCTGCAAGAGAagcttccttccaggcagccagcagaggagctttagaaatgcaaattaactctgctgggggaagtgtgcacaatgtcccaggctctccttgcctgccacaggaattgggctaattccctctgcccctcaccccaagctctgcctccctgcactgacggaatttgcatcgctaaaggcagagcccacactgagcatctctgactctgcaacagaaatccccgaagctgaaaaggaaaacagcaaacggagaatgttgggagaacttcactcacaaaagcgggggggaatcatccctctccccactccaacatctgctggcactctctgtgttatacagggtgggtttgaccactgggctgcttttgctgccatAAGGTCAGTGAAATCACTTGGGAATGCAAGGATGTGATGATTTAATCAGAGAAAAGCGGTCAATTGATGCATCCCTGGCTGGAGAGAAcgcccaaaaatggggaaaagatgaacggccaccagaacaaatcctacaacaccatggagcagcccctgggaacccaaacaaatacataccaggtgccagagaacccactgatcatttcaatgcatcgttagattacaagctgtcctccaaatcataaccaagcacacagctccagctcctgaccttctcacccaccaatCCACTCCCATGAGCAGCGCCACATTTCACCCTGAGATGCCATCAgattctcttccagcagaaggaccaggaggttgtggaaaattaaatgactcaaagtgctcttggcaaagagatggcaaagtggggaaacagagaacaaacaaaataagaaagcagCTCATGTACCGCTCCAAAtgtggaaaggatgggaataAGACACGTTTTCGTGGTTCCCAGGCAGACCATGGGTTAAACCaatgctgtttctcctctcaggtgctgcagcaacTCTCATCTTTTTACCATGCACCACACCTTGCTCAGTGCAGCTCATTCAGCAGGGGATCAAGGGCATGCAGGTGGCAGCCAGGCCTCCTGACCCAGAAACGGCTGCAAAAGGACACAGAATGAGGTCACTGAGAATAATCCCAAAACTAAAGAAGGCCCAGGAAGTACAGattaaggcatttttaaagtttgcaaAGAGAAGTActcagaaaagaagaagaggaggattaaaagga
The DNA window shown above is from Corvus hawaiiensis isolate bCorHaw1 chromosome 31, bCorHaw1.pri.cur, whole genome shotgun sequence and carries:
- the LOC125318824 gene encoding zinc finger protein 586-like; translation: SELGEKPQGGEKPHKCLECGKGFRWNSSLIKHQRIHTGERPYECGECGKGFSSISHLIRHQVVHTRERPYECLDCWKSFGQSSELKVHQRTHTGERPYKCSECGKRFQRSSHLLVHQRIHTDERPFRCPDCGKGFKCNSSLTKHRRIHTGERPYECPQCGKSFSSSSHLTRHQRRHH